One genomic window of Candidatus Nitrospira inopinata includes the following:
- the cobU gene encoding bifunctional adenosylcobinamide kinase/adenosylcobinamide-phosphate guanylyltransferase, whose product MGVAKRGKRPSARAATGRLILVLGGASSGKSEVALRLAGDRGPHAFLATGQALDEEMAERIARHRASRSADWHTVEILRDIEGWLATEGPHYHTILLDCLTLWLNNLVMAGEKESGILDRTGALLRAMRRTNARIVMVSNELGLGLVPADRSSRAFRDLAGRVNQQIAAEADEVYLVISGLPLKLK is encoded by the coding sequence ATGGGAGTGGCCAAGAGGGGTAAACGTCCATCGGCAAGGGCCGCAACAGGTCGCCTGATCCTAGTGCTGGGAGGCGCCTCGTCTGGCAAGAGCGAGGTGGCGCTCCGGCTGGCTGGGGATCGAGGCCCCCATGCCTTTCTCGCCACTGGCCAGGCGCTCGATGAAGAAATGGCTGAACGGATTGCTCGCCATCGGGCCTCTCGGTCAGCGGACTGGCACACCGTGGAGATCCTAAGGGACATTGAAGGCTGGCTTGCCACAGAAGGGCCGCACTATCACACGATTCTGCTCGATTGTCTCACGCTCTGGTTGAACAATCTTGTGATGGCCGGTGAAAAGGAATCTGGAATCCTCGATCGAACCGGCGCGCTTCTTCGGGCCATGAGGCGCACAAACGCCCGGATCGTAATGGTGAGCAATGAGCTGGGGCTGGGCCTGGTGCCGGCGGACCGGTCGTCGCGGGCATTTCGCGACCTGGCCGGGCGTGTCAATCAACAGATCGCCGCCGAGGCTGATGAGGTCTATCTGGTGATCAGTGGGCTTCCGCTCAAATTGAAATAG
- the cobS gene encoding adenosylcobinamide-GDP ribazoletransferase codes for MEQVNRSFLLAWHFLTAIPLSRTHHEPTAQELASSMAWYPVVGFIIGGGLVGVDLLLSQVCEPPVVNAMVLVGLVLLTRGLHQDGLADTVDGLIGGHDREARLRIMKDPAIGAMGATALCLSLIVRYAGLMALPQELGAAALVTMPAVGRWSMVLLVRLSPPARPEGSVAAPFLTYVSWGHVATATAVLLIGLGIGLGGVGACAAVVGGTAVVLVVRQWFRHMIGGVTGDTLGATNELVEILFLLFVPLLLRLS; via the coding sequence ATGGAGCAGGTGAACCGCTCGTTTCTCCTTGCGTGGCATTTTCTCACGGCCATTCCGTTGAGCCGGACCCACCATGAGCCGACCGCCCAGGAATTGGCCTCGTCGATGGCATGGTATCCCGTCGTCGGGTTCATCATCGGTGGCGGGCTGGTCGGGGTGGATCTGCTTCTGAGCCAGGTCTGTGAGCCGCCGGTTGTCAACGCCATGGTGCTGGTGGGACTCGTTCTGCTGACACGTGGGCTCCATCAGGATGGCTTGGCGGACACGGTGGATGGATTGATCGGGGGGCATGACCGGGAAGCACGGCTGCGGATCATGAAAGATCCGGCGATTGGGGCAATGGGCGCGACAGCCCTATGTCTGTCGCTGATCGTCCGCTATGCGGGACTCATGGCCTTACCCCAGGAGTTGGGGGCTGCCGCCCTTGTGACCATGCCGGCGGTTGGGCGGTGGTCGATGGTGCTGCTCGTGCGCCTGTCTCCTCCAGCCAGACCCGAAGGAAGCGTGGCAGCTCCCTTTCTCACCTATGTGTCGTGGGGGCATGTGGCGACGGCAACCGCTGTCTTGCTGATCGGATTGGGTATCGGTCTTGGCGGAGTCGGTGCCTGTGCGGCGGTTGTAGGGGGAACGGCGGTGGTGCTTGTGGTTCGTCAGTGGTTCCGTCACATGATCGGCGGCGTGACAGGCGATACCTTGGGAGCAACCAAC
- a CDS encoding cob(I)yrinic acid a,c-diamide adenosyltransferase, whose product MRITKVYTKTGDKGKTRLAGGQEVWKDSLRVEAYGTIDELNATIGVVRALNTEVSDNPPADNPSAKERLEEELRWVQNKLFDIGSLLATAPGQTFKHMPQVTERDVERLEKLIDRCQEDLAPLKEFILPGGGKVSAFLHQARTVCRRAERVCVALSKAEPVDPVIVTFVNRLSDTLFVLARWVSKMQGEPEFLWERHGSGQEG is encoded by the coding sequence ATGCGGATCACCAAGGTCTATACAAAAACCGGCGACAAGGGGAAGACCAGACTGGCCGGTGGCCAGGAGGTGTGGAAGGACAGTCTCAGGGTTGAGGCCTATGGGACGATCGATGAGCTGAACGCAACGATTGGCGTGGTCCGCGCCCTGAATACCGAGGTGTCGGACAATCCTCCCGCCGATAATCCTTCCGCCAAGGAACGGCTGGAAGAGGAGCTGCGCTGGGTTCAGAACAAACTGTTCGATATCGGGAGCCTCTTGGCCACCGCGCCCGGTCAGACCTTCAAACACATGCCGCAGGTGACGGAACGGGATGTCGAGCGGCTCGAAAAGCTGATTGACCGATGTCAGGAGGACTTGGCACCGTTGAAAGAGTTTATCTTGCCTGGTGGCGGCAAGGTGTCCGCCTTTCTCCATCAGGCCAGAACCGTCTGCCGCCGAGCCGAACGGGTTTGTGTGGCTCTGTCGAAGGCCGAACCGGTTGATCCAGTCATTGTCACGTTCGTGAACCGGTTGAGCGATACCCTGTTCGTCCTGGCTCGTTGGGTCTCCAAGATGCAGGGAGAGCCGGAATTCCTGTGGGAGCGCCATGGGAGTGGCCAAGAGGGGTAA
- the cobT gene encoding nicotinate-nucleotide--dimethylbenzimidazole phosphoribosyltransferase: protein MVSIQDFCCHIQPIDGELLKLAQRRLDRLTKPPGSLGRLEELAASYVAITGTLKPQVPRGVVFTLAADHGVTVEGVSAYPKEVTPQMVRNFLGGGAAVNVLARHVGVEVRVVDIGVDHEWGAMPGLLNRMIMKGTRNFVCEPAMTREQAERAVLTGIELAMDAGREGIGLIGVGEMGIGNTTPSAAITAVMTGKPVEQVTGHGTGLDEAGRARKVAVIQRALDLHRPDRTDPLDVLAKVGGLEIGGLAGIILGASSVRVPVVLDGFITGAAALIAVALAPACRDYLIASHQSVERGHRVILEHLGLQPLLDLHLRLGEGTGACLGMGLVGAAIKIYTEMATFDEAGVSDRSSAG, encoded by the coding sequence ATAGTGTCGATTCAGGACTTCTGTTGCCACATTCAACCGATCGACGGGGAATTGCTCAAGCTGGCGCAACGGCGGCTCGATCGGTTGACCAAGCCGCCTGGTAGTTTAGGGCGACTGGAAGAACTGGCTGCCTCCTATGTGGCGATAACCGGCACGCTCAAGCCCCAGGTTCCGCGGGGGGTGGTATTCACCCTGGCGGCGGATCACGGTGTGACAGTCGAGGGAGTCAGTGCCTATCCTAAGGAGGTGACGCCCCAGATGGTACGCAATTTCTTAGGGGGCGGCGCGGCTGTCAATGTGTTGGCCCGCCATGTCGGGGTTGAGGTGCGGGTCGTGGACATTGGAGTGGACCACGAGTGGGGGGCCATGCCAGGTCTCCTGAATCGAATGATCATGAAGGGGACTCGAAACTTCGTGTGTGAACCGGCCATGACGCGAGAGCAGGCGGAGCGAGCGGTCCTGACCGGCATCGAGTTGGCGATGGATGCGGGACGCGAAGGGATCGGATTGATCGGAGTCGGCGAGATGGGAATCGGTAACACGACCCCCAGCGCCGCGATCACCGCCGTCATGACGGGAAAGCCGGTTGAGCAAGTGACGGGCCATGGAACAGGCCTTGACGAGGCCGGTCGCGCGCGCAAGGTAGCCGTGATCCAACGGGCACTTGATCTTCATCGACCTGACCGAACGGACCCGCTCGATGTGTTGGCGAAGGTTGGTGGTTTGGAAATCGGTGGTTTGGCCGGCATCATCCTGGGAGCTTCGTCAGTTCGCGTGCCGGTGGTCCTCGATGGATTTATCACCGGTGCCGCGGCCTTGATCGCCGTGGCGCTGGCGCCTGCTTGTCGAGACTATCTGATCGCTTCTCATCAATCCGTTGAGCGTGGCCATCGGGTGATTCTTGAACATCTTGGCCTTCAGCCCTTGCTCGACCTTCACCTTCGGTTAGGTGAAGGAACCGGGGCCTGTTTGGGGATGGGGCTCGTCGGCGCGGCGATCAAGATCTATACGGAGATGGCCACGTTTGATGAGGCTGGGGTTTCCGACCGGTCGTCTGCGGGGTGA